From Syngnathoides biaculeatus isolate LvHL_M chromosome 12, ASM1980259v1, whole genome shotgun sequence:
tgtttttgcgctGTCAGCTGCTCTTGAAATTTCTCAACCGGGTTCACCCTTCCTGGATCTGTGGTATTATATCAAATTGTTTTACTTCACCATAATCCTGAAATATACTCAAAGGTTATGTCTTCCGTTTTTTTAGGAAATATGGTGAGTAAAGAGGACAGCAAATGCATGGTTGCGTCAGACCTCGATGATTCCGATTCAGACACGGGCCTCGATGCACAgcaggtgaagaaaaaaaataaggcctTGCAGGTGCGCTTTAAGGATATCTGTGAAGCACAAAATGAGTTCAAAGTAAAACACAGGAGATCCATTTCTTGTAAAGTGACACACCGACAGTACTTGACCATGCCGGCCAGACGATCCATCCCGAACGTGACAAGGAGCACGGGTGTGCAGACATCGCCGGACCTGACTAAACGATACAAGACTTTTCCCTTTGAGAGGAAAAAAGGACACACGTTTAAACACGCCGCTTTAGTGGAAGATTACAGAGGACAAAACAATGGCTTTTTGAGCGATATAAAAGCAGTCGGAGAGGACGGGCAACCCATCGGGGTATCTTCAAAGTGCAAGGGTAAAATTGTGGGACAGACCAAAGCTTTGCTTCATCACACTGATGATATCAGCGATACGGAGGATTTGATTTGCGACGCCAACTGTGTGGACGGACCCTCTTGTACAGAGTCGCATTTGTCACAAGAATCCCGTCTGAGCGACCCTTCATCCAAAAGTGAACTGGACCACCAGGATTGCCGGACAAGGACCAAACACAAAGGATTAGCCCGAGAAGATATGGATGCCGGCGGGTCCTCCAAGCGCCAGCTGGCTACCTCTGAGCTCGCACAGGAGCGCTCAAAGGGCCGGGGCCCTGTTGCGTGGAATTCTTTAACCCAAGTGGAGTCTTTAGGAAGCCCCTCAAAGGCttgtaaaagaaagaaaggaccGCAGTTGAGCGAGGAGCAGTCACAGACGCTTCCCCACAGCGCCAAATGCTCGGCGCAGTCACAGTCACAAGGACAGTGTCGGACGAGGCACGTGCCGGCGTCCTCCAAACTGCAGCGGACGCCGGGGACGGGAGAGGGCTTTCCCTCGGGAAATACCGGTGCTGCGGGCGTGGGCGGCGGCCGGCAGATAATTCCCTTATCTGATGACAAGGATATCAAAGCACAGCTGCAGGTGATGGAGACGCTTATCAACTCCAGCCAAGAGACCATCAAGGTCCTGCTTGGAGTTATTCAGGAGTTGGAGAAAGGTGAAGCACAACGAGAGGGGTGAGTGGCAttagatgaatggatgacagAGAGAAAGATAGAGATTGTTTTGAAATGGCATCACCTACAGAAGGTGCGAGTTCCCCATACaaacacaaatgagtgacattACACAACAGATACACAttcgaaaacattttttacatggGAATTTATATTTTGGGGCGCATTGATGCAACTGCTTTCCCCAGCACCACTACCACCAATGGCCCCCTGTGCAGCTGCACATCGAGCACATGTCAGAAATTGTCACTCTCTGCAAGGGAAATTCATTTACATTGATTCCCCGAACCATTTCTCAAAAAAGGTTGCTTCAGAACCGTCACAGAATAGTCACTAATATGCCAACTTTGCCTTTTCCACAGTGCAGTGGTACCTTTAATTATGTGCACATCTGTACAAAACCTAATTCCTGTTTATGGgagggctggaacagattattaGCGTTTCCATTGGTATAGAGTATATTTGTCATACAAGTGATTCGAGTTACAAGTGTGATcccaaaatgaatcaaattggTGAGGCGATGTACCCCTGTACTATTACTTTCTCGGGCCAATGGGAAGAGATACTTCCGACAAATCTACGAGTAACTGACAGCCCGTCAAAAAGGTTTCAGTGGCAAATTATTATCATACTCAGCTGTGGCCCGACTATATGGAGCTCCTTCTTTCACTtcgacatagttccttggcatcaAGCTGACACAGATGGTCTCTAGGTTTATGTTAGACAGGGCTTTACTCTGAGCTCcaaaatgaaaaagcaaaaaacggATAATTTCTTTTGGTCTTAAATTCGAAAACGGGTGAATTCGCCAATAGCAAATACTGAATTTGTGACACCATGTTGACCCATCTCTAACAACTCTGATACTACCTAAAATTGCCTTGTTTCCGCCATTCTCCGTCCACACTGTTCATACAaaacactggggaaaaaaatggcgaaCAAATCCTCCCTTTAACAAGCTTTTGATCCCGTGCACAAATACCTACCATACAATGTGTTTGGGTATGATTATAGAATCCCACCGAGTCCCGCCtaattccattttcttccaccgACAGGATCCTACTTGATTTTGACTTTAAATTTACACCAGGCAATGAACAAATTGAACAAACATCTCGACGGTTGAAAGGCTTGATAGGGGTTGAAGCTTGGGATGAAAGGCATCACAGTGAGTCAACATTGTGTTAAATGGATGAAATTTACTGACTAAACTGACACGCCGAtgatttgtttcacagtcataaaaaACAGTTTGGGGAAAAGCATGTTGCAAGGTAATTGGATGATGTCTCGCATCCATTAGAAGCTGTTCACATCAAGAAAAAGTGGAGTAAAGTACTCAACGCGGTGCCTTGACAAGCAACCAGTGTCTTTTGTCAAGTGAAAACCTCAAGAAAAACTTTCAAGGTCTAATGGAGGGCAGCAGCTGCACTCTCGAGTCCATTATTTCAATTGTGATATTAGACCAAATGTACATGCAATCATCCTCTTGAACATCAACATCATCGAGTTTCATTAGAAGAAGGACCGGTTTAAACGTCATAATGCATTAATGTCCTTCATAAAGTTTGCGAGCTGTATCAGCCGAGGCGTTACCCCAGGAGCAAAAGCAGGAATCCTTCGGGTCCATCTCGAAAACCTATAGCAACACGATGTAAATCGTATTTAAGCTTAATCTATATTCAGTGTCCGAGCGGGTCGGTTCTCGCGCTTTTCCCGGTTCTCTGGCTTTTAAATGCCCAATTAGTGCAGCCTCATAACACCGTGTCTTTCATCTCCACACACTTGCGCCGGCTATAGTTGCTTCACTGTACTCCTCCATTAGggttatgagagagagagaggtgagATCACAAGACAGAGAAGCCTTACTTTACACTCTGCCTCTCCTTtaccttgaaaaacaaaaaaaaaatatggtgtgatttttttttttttttttgaggcgaTCCTTTTACCGTGGATACTTTGTGAAAGGTTAGAGTGGTGTATAGTCCCGCGAGGATGCAGGTGTAACAACACATGAAAAGGTAACCTTTAACGCGCTATCGTTCCGACAAAGACGACGACAAGGGAATATAAAAATGCGGTTTTATGCTATATCTCCATGCGTGGCTTATTATATGTCAGACTTTTAAGTGCTATCCTGCGGCCGGCTAGAAGAAGGCAAAATAAAGGATTCTCTTGATCAATCATCAAGTAACGCAATCTCAGAATTGTGTAGGAATTCGTACAAAACGTGTGGCTGGATGTAGTCTGGCTTTCGCCTAAcattagctggaataggctccggcactctcgcgacccttgtgaggataagcggcttgcaaAATGGCTGGCCAGATGAATAAATTACTGTGGAGGGAGAATGAAAACATACTTTTAGAACTTACAACTTAAAAATATCTGTTCCACCTATCATTTGAAAGAAGTCATGCAAAAACAGCTCTTTAACAGCAGTGGTTTAttgtttttctaattttttttttttttaacagtggtTAAGTTCTTGTATGGATGGTTAGAATGGTGAATGACAAGTATGACAAACTTACAAACACTAACCCACTTTTATTAAATGTCCAACtttatcaaactttttttcgTATTATCCTATGATTATCATACTGGCaaacatatttttattcatggtTGGCCGCAAAGGGtgttaaaatattacataaagGATTGGCTAAAcagtaaaacaaatgttttactATGCCAAGCCTTTCACTTTGAGATTCCGCTATATTTTAAAGCCGTCCCACAAGTTTATGTACTATAagctgtaatttttttacatgcttGGCACATTCGgcctagtggttagcacatctgtcttaCAATTCTGCGGTTTGGAGTTTGAATCTCTTAACTCCAGGGTTCCTGTGGGTTTTTCCAGATACTCTGCCAATATCTCACGGTCAAAAACCCGAATGCACAAATTGTccgtcggtgtgaatgtgaatatgaatggctgtttgtctaaatgtgtcctgtgattgtcTGTCAACCAGTCTTTGAGCCAAGCACAAAAATAGTGAATAGGGTAATTTTCTAGAAATAACAGAGggtcttcttattttccttttggcttgtcccgttatgggtcgccactgcgtgtcatctttttcccatctaagcctatctcgtgcatcttcctctcaaacacccacagtcttcatgtcctccctcacaacatccatcaatcttttcgttggtcttcctctcgctcttttgcttggcagctccatcctcagcacctgatcacaatatcatctgcaaacataatggtccaaggggattcccgtgtaacctcatctgtcagcctatccattactacagcaaacaggaaggggctcagagcggatccctgatgcagtcccaccttcaccttaaattcttctgacacaccaacggcacatctcaaccgctgttctgctgccctcatacatgtcctatactattctaacatatttctccaccataccggacttgcgcatccagtaccacagttcctctcttggtactctatcataggctcTCTCTGggtctactactctttcccataacttcattgtgtggatcatcatttttattcctctatagtttccacaggtctggacatcacctttgttcttaaacatgggaactggtacacttttcctccattcttctggcatgtTCTCTCCTGCCAGGTTCCCCAAAATAGCATAAATAGGTACATTTGCAAATTagtaatttgatttatttttctatcaTCCATTTTGGTTGCATTTCAACTTATATGTCAATGCTTTGTCCACATTGCTCATGAGCTTCACGGgtaaactggagcctatcccagctgatttacgcaggaggcagggtacatcgcGGACTGTTGAGTAACCAATCGCAGAGTCtgtacaaacaaccattaacaGGCACATTCACAGCTAGGAGGGAGAAAACCTACAGAAGCACAGCAAAAACATGACAACTCTAGTTGGGAAGGCCAGAGCCCAGATTCCAAAACCCTAAGGGTTACGTACTAACCACTAATCCACCTTGCCACCAACTCCAGTAGCATCATCGCTATAGTCAAACACAAAATGTGTGTCAGCATCGCTTACTGTGATCCTTTCCGCACATTACCTCCGCGGGCGTACGCAGGTTAGCAGGGGGAATGCTTATTGTAGTGTGGAGAAGGGTGTGTGGACAGTGAAACAGACAAGAGGGCAGGACATCTCCCTGGACAGCTGACGTGGGCAAACAACACAACATTGGAATTACGCCAGCAGTCAGCTTAGAGAATGACTTTCAGAAGAGAAGCTTCTATTTCCCcactattttctctctctcgttTTGTGGCACAGTCTGACTTAATAGCAGTCTCGCGCCACGCCGTTGTGTATATTGCACCCCTTGttacaaatgtaatatttgcaTGCGGTAATTAGAAATTTAGGTTCATGAGCTTTGATCATATGGGAAAATCTTCAATTACAACACAGTAGATAACAAGGCAGCTTGTAAGCATACTTCAAATATTGCCGCGGTGAGTTATCATCGCCTATTTTGCCGAGCCGACGGGGTGGATGAACCCTGCGACCTTGAGCGCCTATCAGCAGCTTCCCTCGGCTCCGCTCACACTCTTCGGTCGAGGTCACCTCTCGTCGAGGTTCGGCCACGCCACATATCATCTGTCAGGGGTCCGGGGCTACCGTGACAGCACGCAATTACATGCGTGCATGAGGCACGATCCCTCCCAccacctccacacacacacagtccctATCACGATGCAAACTGCAAGctggatggagaaaaaaaaaaaaaaaagttcaacgcATACACGTTCTAGTTAGTCTAATGCAGCGCAATACAAGTGTCATGAGGATTGTAATGTCCCCTGTTCTATCAGCTTTTGCTCGCGACAGTAAAGGGACCCTCGGGATGTTCTTACCGTACAGAGGAGCAAGAATTTATCATGCTGATTGTCTTGGGTCTGCAGCAAATGGAGATGAATAAGGGCTAAAAACTGG
This genomic window contains:
- the insyn2ab gene encoding inhibitory synaptic factor 2A; translated protein: MVSKEDSKCMVASDLDDSDSDTGLDAQQVKKKNKALQVRFKDICEAQNEFKVKHRRSISCKVTHRQYLTMPARRSIPNVTRSTGVQTSPDLTKRYKTFPFERKKGHTFKHAALVEDYRGQNNGFLSDIKAVGEDGQPIGVSSKCKGKIVGQTKALLHHTDDISDTEDLICDANCVDGPSCTESHLSQESRLSDPSSKSELDHQDCRTRTKHKGLAREDMDAGGSSKRQLATSELAQERSKGRGPVAWNSLTQVESLGSPSKACKRKKGPQLSEEQSQTLPHSAKCSAQSQSQGQCRTRHVPASSKLQRTPGTGEGFPSGNTGAAGVGGGRQIIPLSDDKDIKAQLQVMETLINSSQETIKVLLGVIQELEKGEAQREGLTYRTGQDTANCDTCRNSACIIYSVELDFKLQEDKLQPLMKRLCPQDSQQCPTLPYSNEVFTSTPKRKSKSDSKKHARWKLWFL